The following are from one region of the Capsicum annuum cultivar UCD-10X-F1 chromosome 1, UCD10Xv1.1, whole genome shotgun sequence genome:
- the LOC124897722 gene encoding secreted RxLR effector protein 161-like: protein MALVAHFDLELHQMDIKTSFLNGDLNEEERHHLCWVLRFDEISLVSYWGFHEKAYIDRILTRFRIKNYKPGDVLVVKGNKLSLDLFPKNNLEKDSMKDVPCSSVVGSLKYEQVCSRPGISFIVIALGRYQTNPGRSHWVAAKRVIRYFKKTRDYMLVYKRVDDLEVIGYTDTDFARCPDDLRSTSAFIFMFVGGEISWKSVKHHLLPCKPNL, encoded by the exons ATGGCGTTGGTAGCCCATTTTGATCTTGAGCTACATCAGATGGATATAAAGACAAGTTTTTTGAATGGTGATCTTAATGAAGAG GAGAGGCATCATTTGTGTTGGGTATTGAGATTCGATGAGATAAGTCTCGTAAGCTATTGGGGCTTTCACGAAAAGGCTTATATTGATCGTATTTTGACAAGATTTCGGATAAAAAATTATAAGCCCGGAGATGTCCTTGTGGTGAAAGGTAATAAGTTAAGCCTAGACTTGTTTCCTAAAAATAATCTTGAGAAAGATTCTATGAAAGATGTTCCTTGTTCAAGTGTTGTTGGAAGCCTTAAGTATGAACAAGTTTGCTCCCGTCCTGGTATTTCTTTCATTGTCATTGCTCTTGGACGCTATCAAACTAATCCAGGAAGAAGCCATTGGGTTGCTGCTAAGAGAGTAATTAGGTACTTTAAAAAGACAAGAGATTACATGTTAGTGTACAAAAGGGTTGACGACCTTGAGGTAATTGGTTACACAGACACAGACTTTGCTAGGTGTCCTGACGATTTGAGGTCTACTTCTGCATTTATCTTTATGTTTGTAGGGGGTGAGATATCTTGGAAGAGTGTGAAACATCATCTTCTACCATGCAAGCCGAATTTATAG